Genomic DNA from Ilyobacter polytropus DSM 2926:
ATACAGTGTAATATGTGTGGTAAACTATGTCCTGATTATGCTATCGGTATTAGGAGGAATGGATAATGAGCAAAATTAAGTTTATGCAAGGAAACGAAGCGTGTGTTGAAGGTGCAATCGCTGCTGGAATGAAATTTTTTGCAGGGTATCCTATCACACCGTCAACTGAAGTTATGGAAAAATCTGCTGAAATGCTTCCTAAAGTTGAAGGAAAATTTATTCAGATGGAAGATGAGATTGCCGGTATAGCTGCTGCAATCGGTGGATCAATTGCAGGATCAAAGTCTATGACTGCAACAAGCGGACCTGGATTCTCACTTAAAATGGAAAACCTAGGATATGCAGTAATCGCCGAGATTCCTTTAGTTGTAGTAAACGTTCAGAGAAACGGGCCAAGTACAGGTCTTCCTACATCACCATCTCAAGGAGATATGATGCAGGCTAAATGGGGAACTCACGGTGACCATCCTGTAATTGCTCTTTCACCATCTACAGTGCAAGAGTGCTATTCTCTTACAGCTAGAGCCTTCAACCTTGCTGAAAAATATAGAATGCCTGTTCTTTTCATGCTAGATGAGGTTGTTGGACATATGAGAGAAAAAGTGGTTTTAGACACGACTCTTATTGAGGAAATAGTAGACAGAGCGAAGCCTGCAAAAGACGATGCTTCTTATCTTCCTTACGGAGTTTCAGGAGACGAACTTGTTCCTAAAATGTCTTCATTTGGAGAGGGACACAGATACCATATCACAGGTCTTGTGCATGACGAGACAGGTTTCCCTACAAACAGTACAAAAGTAGCAGATAAGTTAATGACAAGATTAATGGATAAAGTTGAAAAAAATAAAGATGACATTATTCAGTATGAAGAGTACATGATGGAAGATGCTGAATATGTTATATTCTCTTATGGAAGTACAGCCAGATCTTCAAAGCAGGCGGTTATGGACCTTAGAGAAAAAGGTATAAAAGCAGGACTATTCAGAGCCATTACAATCTGGCCTTTCCCTGAGGATAGAATCAGAGAATTAGCTCAAAAATCAAAAGGAATTCTTGTGGCTGAGATGAACCTTGGACAGATGGTACTTGAGGTTGAGCGTATTGCCAACGGAAGCTGTCCTGTAAAATTAATGGGTAAAGGTAACGGAGAGTTCATAAGCCCTGCTGAAATAGTTGAAAAATTTGGGGAGGTAATGTAATAATGGATACTTGTAAAAATAAAAGCTATTATAGAGAAGATAAATTACCTCACATCTGGTGTCCTGGATGTGCTCACGGTATAGTAATGCACGCACTGGTTAACGCCATAGAAAATATAGGTCTAAATAAAGACGACGTATGTGTAGTATCTGGAATAGGATGTTCATCTAGAGCTCCTGGATATTTAGATTTCAACACTTTACATACTACTCACGGAAGATCTCTTGCATTTGCTACAGGGATAAAGATGGCAAAACCTGGTATGAAAGTAATCGC
This window encodes:
- a CDS encoding 2-oxoacid:acceptor oxidoreductase subunit alpha, with product MSKIKFMQGNEACVEGAIAAGMKFFAGYPITPSTEVMEKSAEMLPKVEGKFIQMEDEIAGIAAAIGGSIAGSKSMTATSGPGFSLKMENLGYAVIAEIPLVVVNVQRNGPSTGLPTSPSQGDMMQAKWGTHGDHPVIALSPSTVQECYSLTARAFNLAEKYRMPVLFMLDEVVGHMREKVVLDTTLIEEIVDRAKPAKDDASYLPYGVSGDELVPKMSSFGEGHRYHITGLVHDETGFPTNSTKVADKLMTRLMDKVEKNKDDIIQYEEYMMEDAEYVIFSYGSTARSSKQAVMDLREKGIKAGLFRAITIWPFPEDRIRELAQKSKGILVAEMNLGQMVLEVERIANGSCPVKLMGKGNGEFISPAEIVEKFGEVM